DNA sequence from the Sulfurimonas sp. HSL3-7 genome:
CGTTTCGAGGTCGATGAGCTGCAGCATCGCCTGGTGGGTCGAGTGGATGAAGATGCCGGGTGCATGGCCGTCTTTGACGGCCTGCACGAAACGCGGACCCGAGAGGCACCAGCTCTGGCCCGGCTTGACGCCGGCGAAGTTGTACTGCGGCAGCGGCGTGGAGAGGTCGTTACCGACCGCTTTGGAGTACTCCAGGAACTCTTTCGTCGCGTAGATGCATACGGCATGCACGCCGGGATTGTCTTTGCCTGTCTGGCATGAGCCGTCCCTGTAAAATCCTGTCAGCGGTTTTGTACTGCAGGGTTCCAGCGGGCCGCCAAGCGCATTGATCGGTTCGAACATAGATAAGCCTTTACATAAATTGCGAGATTGTAACAAAGCTCTTTTGTATTAGAGGCCAATGCAGGGACTGGCCCGAATTTTTAATTTTATGCTTAGTTTACGCAGGCCGTCAGCGTTCAAAAAGGAGATCGGTGCGGATGATGTACTTGACACCCGAAAGTACCGGTTCCGAACTGTGCAGGCAGTGCAGGGGATGTGAGCCGTGCGGAAAACAGAGCGCACCGCCTGCGGGCGTTCTTATCTCGGTAATTTTGACATCTTCGGACCTTTTGGCGGGTCTGGACGGGTCGTTTTTGTCGACATAGAAGGCTGTTTCACCGCCTGTGAAGTCGTCATTGAGAAGGATCAGAAAGGTCATCTGGCTGTAGCGGTCCGGGTAGGCATTGGCGATGAGTTTGTTCTCAACCACGCGGCTTCCCGGCCAGCTGCCGTCCGTGTGGGGCTTGAAAAAGTCGCCTTCGGCGTACTTGTAGAAACGGAAACGTTTGTTGAGCCCCAGCGGCATTTTATTGTTAAAGATACCGATGGTGTCGTACATAAGGCGTTTGCACCGCTCCCAGATGATGTCATGGGTCGTCTCGTCCACTACCCATACAAGGTTTTCGTTATGGCGTACGCTTCTGGGCAGTGATACGGAAGCATCTTCCGTATAGCCTAGCCTCTCCGTCGTCTCGATGAAACGGCGGCACTCCTCCTGCGTCAGCAGATTTTCAAGCCGGAAGGCCCCCGGCACGCTCTCTATGTCGACCCTCTGCACCGTGTTGCCGATGTCCGGGTCCAGGGCGAGAGGGTTCTCTCTTTTAGTGGCCCATGTCGGCACGGGTGTCTGCTCGGCGCCCGCTTCATAGGCAACGATAAAAAAATTGTTCACTGTCGCTTGATTATCCATGTGATATAGTACCGAAATCTGTAGGCTCCTGCAGCGACTATGCCCCTCTGCACGACAGTGATATGCTACAATTGCGCCAAAATAAAAGAAGGATATCCATGCAGAGAGTAGACGAGGATTTTTTATCGTTAGGCGTCGATGACCCTTCTGACATAAGCGAGAACCAGCTCCTGCTGCTTGACATCGATGTCAGCCAGAAAGCACTGTGGCAGGAACTTGCCCTCGGTAAAGAGATATCCGACGCGCGGGCTGAGCTTTTTGTGCTGCTCAAAGGCATCACGACGAAGGTCAATCAGGAAAAGATCATCAAAAACTACAAGGCCCTGCAGGCGTTCAGAAAAGCGCCTCCGGTTCAGCAGAGCAGAAAAGAGGAGAAGCAGGCGCCAATGACAGGCGAGGTGACCATCTACTGTGACGGCGGCTGTTCGCCCAACCCCGGTGAATCGGGCTCTGGCGTGGCTCTTTACCGGGAAGGCAGGGTCGATGCACTCTGGTACGGGCTTTACGAGCGAAGAGGGACGAACAATACGGCCGAACTCAACGCCCTTTACCAATCCCTTCTTATCGCGCAAAACGAGAGTGAAGCGGGGAACAGGGTCGAGATAAGGTGCGACTCCATGTACTCGATCAACTGCATCAAGACCTGGGCCGTCGGCTGGGAGAAGAACGGCTGGACAAAAAAAGGGGGCGAGATCAAGAACCTGGAGATCATCAAGAGCGCGTATGCCCTCTACAACCGCCTCAAACACGAGGTATCGCTTTCGCACATCAAGGCGCATGCCGGCCTCGAAGGCAATGAGCTGGCCGACAGGATGACCGTCTATGCCCGCGAGCAGAAACACGAGGGGTTTGTCCGCTATGAGGGCGACATCGATGTGGCAGAGATCCTGAGCATGCGCGCCGGCTGAGACTGCTGATTCCGGGCACCCGCTCAGCGTTTTCTTTACCCCTTACAGTTTGTCGAGAGCAAAACGGGCTGCTCCGAGCAGCGCCGTATCGGGATCCAGGGCGACCTTGACCTGCATGCTGCGAAGCATCTCCTCAAATCGCCCTTTGGCTGCGAAACTGTTCATAAAGTGTTCGGTGATGAAGGGGAGGATCTTCGGGGCGATCCCGCCGCCGATATAGACCCCGCCGAGTGACATGCTTTTTAAGGCAAGGTTTCCCGCTTCGGCGCCGTATATCTCTGCGAAGAGGCGCAGTGTCTCCGTGCAGAGCGGGTCGTTGTGCTCGAGCGCGCATTTGCTTACCATCGCACTGCGGTCTATGCCTTCGGGGATCTCCAGCATGCTAGAGGGCTGCGGCGCAAAACCGCTCTCATTCAAAAACTGATAGAGGGTATAGATGCCCGGGCCCGAAAGGACCCGCTCAAAACTGACGTGGTCCGTATAGCGGTTGCGCAGCCATTGTAAGAGGGCGTCCTGCTGCGGCGTTACGGGCGCGAAGTCGCTGTGGCCGCCTTCGGAGCCGATGGGGTGGTAATGCGTGCCGTCGTGAAGGAGCATGGCTTCTCCCAGCCCTGTCCCGGCCGCGATGACGGCTCGGTTGCCGTTGAGGGGACGTCCTGCCGGGTTTAGCTCCGCAAACTGGCTATCAGGAAGGTAGAGCATGCCGTAGGCCGTCGCTTCAAGATCGTTTATCAGACGTACTTTGTCGATGCCGAGGTGCTGCTGAAGCCCCGAAGCGGTTATCTCCCAAGGCAGGTTGGTCGTACGGCAGCAGCCGTTGATCACCGGACCGGCGATGCCGAAACAGGCCGCATCGACCGGCGGCATGGCGTTCTGGCGTATAAATGCGGAAATGACCTCATTAAGACTCGAAAAATTACGGCTGGCGAACTGCTGCTGCGCTTTGACCGCCAGGGTGTCATCAACCCATTCGAAGAGTGCCAGGTTTGTCTTGGTGCCGCCTATATCGCCCGCTAGTATCATACTGCTTCCCCTTTGTTAATGAAAGAAGTTTATCTAAATGTTTAGGCCGTACGCTGATGCGGTGTCAGCAGATACATAAATGCCTCGATAAAGACCGTGTCCGTCTCCTGCGGAGAGAGCCTGTAAAACGTTTCCCAGGCCTGTCCGCGTTTTTCATCGTAATGTTCTGCCCCATAGTGCTTTTCCCAGGCTATTCTTACCGCATGCCCTATGAGGACATCAAGGATGATATCATCGTCGACGTTGATGTCCGGATTTTGTTTGAGGAGTCTCGAGAGACTCTCAAGCGCTTCGATATTCAACTGACGGTAATCCGGCGTGTCAATACTCTGCAGCAGTGCCTCGATCTGACGTTCAAAGTTTTGCTCGCCTGCAGTTGACGCCAGCGTATGTTCCGACCCGATGCGGCTTTGCACATTGTATTTGTCGCCGATAACGAGTCCCCTGCATTGCTGCAGCATGTGCCATATGTCCTGATAGAAGAGCGGGGAGAGACGGCTTATCATCCCCGCAGAGTGGCGCCAGAGGCCCCAGTCATCGGACTTGGAAAGTTCGTTCGAAGGCGGGACCGATCGAATGGCATCAAGACTATCTACGCCCGAAACATGAAGGTTCTCCTGGTCGCCCAGGCGGGTGACCTCCCGTGCAAAAGAGCTGAGTATGGAGCGGAGGTGATCGTAAATATCATGCGGAGCCAAACCCAGAAGCAGTTCGTAGGCATCGCCCATGGATAGATTTCTCTTGCGGTTGATCTGACCCACCAGCAGCTGAACGAAATACCAGATGCGAAGCGTCAGCATGTTCGTAAAGAGTTCAGGTTCGGTTCGGATAAGATGGCCCAGATGCAGTATGATCTCCTGCGTCAGCACGCTCTCGGAGACATTGTGACCGCAGTATGCATCTATGGTCTTGACGATATAAGCGCTGTCATGAGGTTTGGAAAAGGTGGCTTTTTCGGAATATGCCCGTCCGACCGCCAGACGCTTTTGGCGGATAACGATATCAAGCAGGGCATCCTCCAGCCTGTCATCGTACTTTCCGGTAATATTCGCTATATGACGCACCACAGCCCAATCATGGCAGGCCGCCGCCGCCTCATATTGATGCTGCGCAATAGTGGAGAGCGTTTTGTTTGTCTCTGCGGATGGGATCGTAAAGTCGCTACCGTTACGCTGCCATAACAGGCCGAGTGCGTTCGCGCTGCGTTGACGATTATCGCTCTCTTGCAGCACCCGGATCAAGGCATTATCGTCTTTGCTCTCAAGCTGCTGGATCTGCTGCGGTGTCAACGGCACATCCAGACTACCTGCTTCGAAAGAGGTGAAAACTGACCGGCTGGCGGATTGCGGTTGGAACGCCTTGAGTTCGAAATCGTGAAGATAGTCGATACGTTCGGCATCCGCCGTCCGCAGTAAATGCCGCATCCGACCGGTTTTGACCGGTACCGAACCGCAGGTACCGTTCTGAATATCGTGCAATAGGGGGAGTATGACATCACGTTCACTCTCCGTGAGCATATCTTCACGTACAAGAAACGGCATAATGGGCCGGCCCGGCTGGTCCCAATGGCTTGCAAGGAATTTTAAAGAGGTGTGAAACTGTTCAGCCAGCAGTTTGTTGTCGTAGCTGAAATAAAATCCCTGCGGATTGAAATAGTAGGGGAGAAAAACGGTCTCTTCGCCTTCGAGCAGGTGAAAACGTGCCGTTGTGACGGTACGCGTAACCAGCAGGGGGCGGCCGCTTAATGCAAGTTTTTCGTTTTTACCCAACAGCGTATGCACCCTGGAAAGCTCGGAGGCATGCATGATCCTCACCGGTTGGACCTCTTCGATTGTTTCGCTGTTGATCCC
Encoded proteins:
- the glk gene encoding glucokinase, with product MILAGDIGGTKTNLALFEWVDDTLAVKAQQQFASRNFSSLNEVISAFIRQNAMPPVDAACFGIAGPVINGCCRTTNLPWEITASGLQQHLGIDKVRLINDLEATAYGMLYLPDSQFAELNPAGRPLNGNRAVIAAGTGLGEAMLLHDGTHYHPIGSEGGHSDFAPVTPQQDALLQWLRNRYTDHVSFERVLSGPGIYTLYQFLNESGFAPQPSSMLEIPEGIDRSAMVSKCALEHNDPLCTETLRLFAEIYGAEAGNLALKSMSLGGVYIGGGIAPKILPFITEHFMNSFAAKGRFEEMLRSMQVKVALDPDTALLGAARFALDKL
- a CDS encoding DUF2237 domain-containing protein → MFEPINALGGPLEPCSTKPLTGFYRDGSCQTGKDNPGVHAVCIYATKEFLEYSKAVGNDLSTPLPQYNFAGVKPGQSWCLSGPRFVQAVKDGHAPGIFIHSTHQAMLQLIDLETLKKHALDL
- a CDS encoding ribonuclease H, which produces MQRVDEDFLSLGVDDPSDISENQLLLLDIDVSQKALWQELALGKEISDARAELFVLLKGITTKVNQEKIIKNYKALQAFRKAPPVQQSRKEEKQAPMTGEVTIYCDGGCSPNPGESGSGVALYREGRVDALWYGLYERRGTNNTAELNALYQSLLIAQNESEAGNRVEIRCDSMYSINCIKTWAVGWEKNGWTKKGGEIKNLEIIKSAYALYNRLKHEVSLSHIKAHAGLEGNELADRMTVYAREQKHEGFVRYEGDIDVAEILSMRAG
- a CDS encoding glycoside hydrolase family 15 protein, with protein sequence MNQERHASLEHHFRSVDKIILSRQDPVTGLLPASTAVNAHGDYTDAWVRDNVYSILSVWGLALAYRRHNPDHYRSYLLSQSVVKLMRGLLNAMMRQADRIEAFKVSLDPTDALHAKYGTGTGLAVVGDDEWGHLQLDATSLYLLMIAQMTASGLRLIYTMDEVDFVQNLVHYISRTYCTPDFGIWERGNKINHGTTEINSSSVGMAKAALEAMDGFNLFGSVASQKAVIHVVSSDIARSRFTLQGLLPRESNSKETDAALLSIIGYPGYAVEDEKLVARTRNKIIKKLAGRYGCKRFLLDGHQSSIEDSTRLHYEASELREFEHIESEWPLFFTYLLLDALMREESEEIIQWQERLKPLFVEQDGEQLLPELYIVPKEQIEAEKLDPGSQTRIPNENLPLVWAQSLYMLSEMILEGLLHPNDIDPLHRRKRIGHKRTTRPLVSLLAENDTVKQRLLDLGINSETIEEVQPVRIMHASELSRVHTLLGKNEKLALSGRPLLVTRTVTTARFHLLEGEETVFLPYYFNPQGFYFSYDNKLLAEQFHTSLKFLASHWDQPGRPIMPFLVREDMLTESERDVILPLLHDIQNGTCGSVPVKTGRMRHLLRTADAERIDYLHDFELKAFQPQSASRSVFTSFEAGSLDVPLTPQQIQQLESKDDNALIRVLQESDNRQRSANALGLLWQRNGSDFTIPSAETNKTLSTIAQHQYEAAAACHDWAVVRHIANITGKYDDRLEDALLDIVIRQKRLAVGRAYSEKATFSKPHDSAYIVKTIDAYCGHNVSESVLTQEIILHLGHLIRTEPELFTNMLTLRIWYFVQLLVGQINRKRNLSMGDAYELLLGLAPHDIYDHLRSILSSFAREVTRLGDQENLHVSGVDSLDAIRSVPPSNELSKSDDWGLWRHSAGMISRLSPLFYQDIWHMLQQCRGLVIGDKYNVQSRIGSEHTLASTAGEQNFERQIEALLQSIDTPDYRQLNIEALESLSRLLKQNPDINVDDDIILDVLIGHAVRIAWEKHYGAEHYDEKRGQAWETFYRLSPQETDTVFIEAFMYLLTPHQRTA
- a CDS encoding 2OG-Fe(II) oxygenase, whose amino-acid sequence is MNNFFIVAYEAGAEQTPVPTWATKRENPLALDPDIGNTVQRVDIESVPGAFRLENLLTQEECRRFIETTERLGYTEDASVSLPRSVRHNENLVWVVDETTHDIIWERCKRLMYDTIGIFNNKMPLGLNKRFRFYKYAEGDFFKPHTDGSWPGSRVVENKLIANAYPDRYSQMTFLILLNDDFTGGETAFYVDKNDPSRPAKRSEDVKITEIRTPAGGALCFPHGSHPLHCLHSSEPVLSGVKYIIRTDLLFER